The following are from one region of the Biomphalaria glabrata chromosome 4, xgBioGlab47.1, whole genome shotgun sequence genome:
- the LOC106072933 gene encoding MTRF1L release factor glutamine methyltransferase-like, with protein sequence MSHFSCIWACKQITKAILRGSRSRYRSTFQKRVSLYFTRCYQPPRSVGFSSCLTESATQKLEDVYKYWSNKFLSHNIGEADVSANYIVAHVLGHKTIYNLDAHTLLNQTQVDKINELCHLRLTGMPVQYVLGEWDFLDLTLTMRPPVLIPRPETEELALLCIETLLNDIEIERPTVLEIGCGSGALSLSLLKKCPKLQVVAVDISPTACSLTQENARSLGLMDRICVIQGDFTSDKVQLELSRLSAFPLIVSNPPYLTTDELTGLQSEIKCFEDPTALDGGLDGLDIIKEIILKAPDLLMTNGHLWMEVSHQQPPLIAKLVQDSHNDICLIEVVKDLFGKDRICHFQKKETGKRK encoded by the exons atgtctcactTCTCATGTATCTGGGCATGTAAACAAATAACCAAGGCTATTCTACGtggatctaggtctagatatagatctacattccaAAAGCGAGTGTCTTTG TATTTTACAAGATGTTACCAGCCACCAAGAAGTGTAGGGTTCTCATCATGTTTAACTGAAAGTGCAACTCAGAAACTGGAAGATGTTTACAAATACTGGAGCAACAAGTTTCTGTCTCACAACATTGGAGAAGCAGATGTCAGCGCAAACTACATTGTGGCTCATGTCTTGGGGCATAAGACT ATTTATAATCTGGATGCTCACACATTATTGAACCAAACTCAAGTGGATAAAATCAATGAGTTGTGTCATCTGAGATTAACAGG CATGCCTGTGCAGTATGTTCTTGGAGAATGGGATTTCCTGGATTTGACCTTAACAATGAGGCCTCCAGTCTTGATACCTAGACCCGAGACAGAA GAATTGGCTTTGCTGTGTATTGAAACACTACTGAACGACATTGAGATTGAGCGTCCGACTGTTTTAGAAATAGGTTGTGGCTCTGGGGCATTGTCTTTGTCCCTGCTTAAAAAATGTCCAAAG TTGCAAGTTGTGGCTGTGGATATCTCACCAACTGCTTGCTCTTTGACTCAAGAAAATGCACGATCGCTGGGATTAATGGATAGAATATGTGTCATCCAGGGGGACTTCACTTCAGACAAAG ttcaGCTTGAGTTGAGCAGATTAAGTGCTTTCCCTTTAATTGTCAGCAACCCACCCTATCTAACAACAGATGAACTCACTGGTCTACAGTCTGAAATCAAATG TTTTGAAGATCCAACAGCTTTAGATGGTGGACTTGATGGTTTGGATATTATCAAAGAGATCATTTTAAAGGCTCCAGATTTACTAATGACCAATGG ACATTTATGGATGGAAGTCTCTCACCAGCAACCACCTCTGATTGCCAAACTTGTACAAGACAGTCACAATGATATTTGCCTGATTGAAGTTGTTAAAGATTTATTTGGAAA AGACAGGATTTGTCATtttcaaaagaaagaaacaggaaaaaggaaataa
- the LOC106072931 gene encoding alpha-aminoadipic semialdehyde synthase, mitochondrial-like — protein MAWCVKAKSAKNFVQNLNYARHCARNIPAIFSAQVRFSSDQSQKIMAIRRETVNVWERRAPLSPLQVRKLVKSGVKVIVQPSDRRAYSMKEYADMGAVIQEDMSEASLIIGVKVVPVDSLMREKTYAFFSHTIKAQEDNMPLLDAIFEKHIRLIDYEKMVDDKGARVVAFGKYAGVSGMINILHGMGLRLLALGHHTPFMHIGPSHNYRNTEMARQAVRDAGYEIALGRMPKSIGPLTFVFTGSGNVSQGAQEVFQELPHEYIEPEHLPKVSVQGSTSKLYACVVSRDDHYKRKDGGKFDAEEFEKHPERYASSFSHDIAPYASCIINGIYWAPGAPRLITIPDAKTLLQPTVAPWLPSSPGCPTLPHRLLAICDISADPGGSIEFMRECTTIDRPFSLYDAEQNVDTESFAGDGVLICSIDNMPAQIPREATEYFGSLLLPYIDEMLKSNAKSPFDQYDCCPVVRNAVITSNGELTPNFKYIQELRAKKASAHKAKLRQATERILVLGAGYVSGPAVEYLSRGANTCVTVAAQYQQELDNTTRLCPGVDTILMDLNAGYSELERQLGDHDLVISLLPYSFHPDVAKLCIKHKKNMVTASYISPAMRDLHETAKEAGITIMNEVGVDPGIDHMLAMQCFDEVRRAGGKITSYVSYCGGIPAPEDSDTPLLYKFSWYPKGVLMNVLASAKYLKNGKVVEIPGQGGLLNATEELTFMPGFNLEGFPNRDSTIYASEYGIQTADTIIRGTIRYKGFIEAVRSLIIMGLFGTEPDSRLHPNGPEITWKEYLCSKFDKSGDILTDSLKDLIFDRCGQDQKKLDVIVKLGLVDDDPIDKKGTPIDTLSNYLAKRLAYAANERDLILMRHDIGIQWGDGKKEKRSIDLVSYGDVGGFSAMAKTVGLPTGIAARMILTGEIQTKGVCGPTAMETYQPILQRLRKEGITAVEKIELL, from the exons ATGGCTTGGTGTGTGAAAGCTAAAAGTGCCAAGAACTTTGTACAGAATCTCAATTATGCCAGACACTGTGCTAGAAACATTCCTGCAATTTTCTCAGCTCAGGTTAGATTTTCAAGTGACCAATCACAAAAGATCATGGCGATTCGAAGAGAAACTGTCAATGTATGGGAACGAAGAGCACCGCTCTCCCCCTTGCAAGTGCGTAAACTGGTGAAGTCAGGAGTCAAAGTGATTGTACAGCCATCAGACAGGAGAGCTTACAGTATGAAG GAGTATGCAGATATGGGTGCTGTGATCCAAGAAGACATGTCAGAAGCCTCCCTCATCATAGGTGTGAAAGTGGTGCCTGTCGATTCTCTGATGCGGGAAAAGACGTATGCTTTCTTCTCTCATACCATCAAAGCCCAAGAAGACAACATGCCTCTTCTTGATGCCATATTTGAAAAG CACATTCGACTGATTGATTACGAGAAAATGGTGGACGATAAAGGAGCCAGAGTAGTTGCATTTGGTAAATATGCAGGTGTTTCTGGGATGATAAACATTCTTCATGGAATGGGACTCAGACTATTGGCCCTCGGCCATCATACACCATTCATG CACATTGGTCCAAGCCACAATTATAGAAACACTGAAATGGCCAGGCAAGCTGTTCGTGATGCAGGCTATGAGATAGCTTTGGGCCGCATGCCTAAGTCGATTGGGCCATTAACATTTGTCTTCACTGGCTCTGGGAATGTTTCGCAG GGTGCTCAGGAAGTGTTCCAGGAACTTCCTCACGAATACATTGAACCAGAGCATCTACCAAAAGTCTCAGTACAAGGAT CTACAAGTAAACTCTATGCCTGTGTTGTGAGTCGGGATGACCATTATAAAAGGAAGGATGGCGGCAAGTTTGATGCTGAAGAATTTGAGAAACATCCAGAAAGATATGCCTCAAGCTTCAGCCATGAT ATTGCTCCTTATGCCTCCTGTATCATCAACGGCATTTATTGGGCCCCCGGAGCTCCCCGCCTGATCACCATTCCAGATGCCAAGACACTTTTGCAGCCCACAGTTGCCCCCTGGCTGCCGTCATCTCCTGGATGCCCAACACTCCCTCACCGCCTTCTGGCTATCTGTGATATCTCTGCTGACCCCGGGGGCTCTATCGAGTTCATGAGAGAATGTACCACCATAGACAGGCCATTCTCTCTGTATGATGCTGAACAGAATGTTGATACAGAAAG ttttgcTGGTGACGGTGTTCTGATTTGTTCCATCGATAACATGCCAGCACAGATTCCAAGAGAGGCCACAGAATACTTTGGCAGCCTCTTGTTACCTTACATTGATGAAATG TTGAAGTCAAATGCCAAGTCTCCATTTGATCAATATGACTGCTGTCCAGTGGTTAGAAAT gCTGTTATCACAAGTAATGGGGAACTTACTCCTAACTTCAAATATATCCAAGAGTTGCGTGCTAAAAAAGC CTCCGCCCACAAAGCCAAACTTCGTCAAGCCACAGAGAGAATCCTTGTCCTAGGTGCAGGCTATGTGTCTGGTCCAGCAGTGGAATATCTTTCTCGTGGGGCTAACACCTGCGTGACAGTTG CTGCCCAGTATCAACAAGAGTTGGACAACACTACCCGCCTTTGTCCTGGTGTAGACACCATACTAATGGACCTAAATGCTGGCTACTCTGAATTGGAGCGACAACTTGGGGACCATGATCTTGTCATTAG CTTGCTGCCGTACTCTTTCCATCCTGACGTCGCCAAGCTGTGCATCAAACACAAGAAGAACATGGTTACAGCAAGCTACATCAGTCCAGCCATGAGAGACCTACATGAAAC TGCTAAGGAAGCAGGCATCACAATCATGAACGAGGTAGGGGTTGACCCTGGTATTGACCACATGCTAGCCATGCAGTGTTTCGATGAAGTCAGGAGAGCAGGGGGAAAG ATCACATCATATGTTTCTTACTGTGGAGGTATACCTGCACCTGAAGACTCAGACACGCCATTACTGTACAAGTTCAG TTGGTACCCTAAAGGTGTCTTGATGAATGTTTTGGCTAGTGCCAAGTATTTGAAAAATGGCAAG GTTGTTGAAATCCCAGGTCAAGGGGGTCTACTGAACGCTACAGAAGAGTTGACCTTTATGCCAGGGTTCAACCTTGAGGGTTTCCCAAACCGAGACTCCACCATTTATGCATCGGAATATGGCATCCAAACAGCTGACACCATCATCAGAGGGACCATCAGATACAAA GGGTTCATTGAAGCAGTTAGAAGCTTGATCATAATGGGTCTGTTTGGCACAGAACCAGACTCAAGACTTCATCCTAATGGACCAGAAATAACTTGG AAAGAATATCTATGCAGTAAATTTGACAAGTCTGGTGATATTCTGACTGACTCACTCAAAGATCTCATCTTTGACAGATGTGGCCAGGATCAGAAAAAACTGGATGTCATTGTAAA GCTTGGATTAGTGGATGATGACCCAATTGATAAAAAAGGAACTCCCATTGACACTTTGTCTAATTATTTGGCCAAGAGACTCGCTTATG ctgcCAATGAGCGTGACCTAATTCTGATGAGGCACGATATCGGCATCCAATGGGGAGATGGGAAGAAAGAGAAACGCAGCATTGACCTGGTCAGCTATGGAGATGTTGGTGGGTTCTCTGCGATGGCCAAAACTGTTGGACTTCCAACCGGTATTGCAGCACGTATGATTTTGACAG GCGAGATACAGACAAAAGGAGTTTGTGGACCAACAGCTATGGAAACGTACCAGCCAATTCTACAGCGACTCAGAAAGGAGGGCATCACAGCTGTGGAGAAAATTGAATTGCTATAA